The Arabidopsis thaliana chromosome 5, partial sequence genomic interval TAGCGCCAATCGAAACACCTTTAGCAGGAAATATTAAACGTATGTTTTGTTGAGAGCAGGCGAGGAATCAAAGAAAGTATAGAATGGCTGGTTGGAGTAATGGAGAAAAGCAAGAGAACCGAATCATTAAGAGCCCGTGCAGGGTACACTCCTGTGCCAAATTCATAGACACGAGAAAGGACTCGCAAACTCAACTCTCCAGTCAACTGGTTTCCTTTGAAATACATTTGTAGATAAGAACAGACCACAATCTTTGCATCATTTTGGCTAGCATCAAATTCACATGATGAGTAGGAACTAGTAATCTCCTTATTGCCACCTTCATATGTTTACTAATGTTATAATTCAATTGAGACTTTGTGGTGATGATTGCATTTAGTTACTGCAAACCCAATAATGTAATCAAGTTTCTTCATTTGCAAACTCATTCAATAGTACAAACAGAGACTACATTATTGAAACAAGCAGAGATAATGAAACAATAGAGAGGTTTCAATTTGTTcctgaaacaaagaagaagaagagactcaGAATTCTGAACTATCAGACTAaagcaatcaagaacaaaacagagagaggTTGTTGTTACCGGAAATAAGAGGCTTAGGTCTGGTTTTAAACAAGATCTTTGTTCGTATAATCCCAACAACTTCAAGCTCCGTTGCTTTCCCTGAAACTTCATCAAATTGAAGCTTCTTCAAAACCAGTAATGGCTTCTTTAGAGTCACTTTAGAGCCTACGAGTTCATGGTAACCCACCGTGAACGTGTATGTTCCCTGCGCCAGCAAATCTCTTAATGAAATCTCCGGCGATAACAGTTCCGATTAGAgaaatgaatttgaaaaaacaaaacctgtGAGGAATCGGAGTGGCAGAGACGACCGATCTCGAGATTCTGAATAGAACCTTGGAAGGAAGCTTGAGTCTCGACGACTCCTTGAAGCTCTACGATCGCCCATTCGCtacactcttcttctccacatcTACACTTCACTCgaatctccatcttcttcttcttcttcttctccgttttCTTCGAATTCTATATATtcactttatatatatgtatgtatataaattttggcggaaaattaGAGATCTTTCGCGGGCTTTTTTCGTTTAAGATGACGTCACCATCATCTTCTCAAAGATGCATTcaaaatttgagaaagaaaactagaaaagatccatctttaagaagaagaaacaagatcaTTGGGGGTGGTTAAAGGAAGAgtttttatgagtttttcaAGGTTCTGTCGATACACAACACTAATACATATGTATTTACAACAGAACATGGCCcgaaagaaaataaagctAAGGCATTGCACATGGATCTTACACGATACCAATGGCAttatcaaaaaccctaatataCGAAAACACCTAAAAGTACAGTAGgctttattttgttcttgttagtCCTTAGAGAAAGATTGTGTAAACCTTAGATCATCAGGTTTACCTACAGTCTTGTTCGTCATATAATCACAGTTGTTTTGCCTACCTTTAGCTTCTTGTGTTGCTGCTGTAGTAGACGTCATCCCCTGTGACTTTGACTTCGTATCTGGTTCATCTAACCCGATCGGGATTGCGCCTGTTAGAGTTTTTATAGCAAAGTCGATACACGGGTCTTGCCAGATATTTGCACCCGGGGGTGGACTCGGAAATACCAGTTTTTCAGAGCATGTGTTAACATTTCCTGGAGTCTCTGGGGTAAAGGAGACTCCTTTCTGCTTGGTGTGGTTGTTAATGGGATTAGAAGAGATCGCTGGAGTGTTGAGAAGACACAGAGATTCTCCGGTTAGAGTTTTGATAGCAAAGGCAATGCAAGGATCTTTACAAAGATCTGCAAGAGTCGAGTCAAATGCAGAGGAGAAGCTGTTGGTACTCTTCTCCATCACTTCTGAGCATGTGCCTCTTACAACGGATGAGTTAGAATACTCATTAGCTAGTTTATTTCTCCTTTGAATGGCAGAACCACTGTCAGAAGGATGTGGTTGCTTTCCTTTATTTGGTGATCTCAGAGGCGAGATCTGAGTTGGTTTCACACTGGTAGTAAGGTTAGCCTTTGGGCTAGACCTTCCCACTCTTTTGCCTGCTGCTGTCTTCTCACACTTTGTTGCAGAAGTTTGGCAAGACAACGGTGACACA includes:
- a CDS encoding chromosome transmission fidelity-like protein (CONTAINS InterPro DOMAIN/s: Chromosome transmission fidelity protein 8 (InterPro:IPR018607); Has 127 Blast hits to 127 proteins in 63 species: Archae - 0; Bacteria - 0; Metazoa - 70; Fungi - 17; Plants - 31; Viruses - 0; Other Eukaryotes - 9 (source: NCBI BLink).); protein product: MEIRVKCRCGEEECSEWAIVELQGVVETQASFQGSIQNLEIGRLCHSDSSQGTYTFTVGYHELVGSKVTLKKPLLVLKKLQFDEVSGKATELEVVGIIRTKILFKTRPKPLISGNNNLSLNKLKPLYCFIISACFNNVVSVCTIE
- a CDS encoding chromosome transmission fidelity-like protein (FUNCTIONS IN: molecular_function unknown; INVOLVED IN: biological_process unknown; LOCATED IN: cellular_component unknown; EXPRESSED IN: 18 plant structures; EXPRESSED DURING: 13 growth stages; CONTAINS InterPro DOMAIN/s: Chromosome transmission fidelity protein 8 (InterPro:IPR018607).), whose protein sequence is MEIRVKCRCGEEECSEWAIVELQGVVETQASFQGSIQNLEIGRLCHSDSSQGTYTFTVGYHELVGSKVTLKKPLLVLKKLQFDEVSGKATELEVVGIIRTKILFKTRPKPLISGTN